The DNA sequence GAATACCCTGTGATATCCCAGTGGTATGGAGAAGTGCTCCATTTCATAGGATGATACCCCATCGGTAAACTTCCTCCGCGGCTCCCTTGCACCTGCGGTGTACCGCAGTATCTCAGCCCTCACCTCCGAGCCGAGCTCCATGACCTCGGGGTCGAGGACCCTAACATGGTAGCCCCTCCCTGAGTATATGACATGGATGTCGCCCAGGCCCAGGTCCCCCTTCAGGGTGTCAACCATCATGAGGACCAGTTCCCTTGCCTCATCAAGGCATGTGGGGCATACACCGTCACACTCACATGATCTCACAGGGAGGTCCTTGGCATCAACATCGAATATGAGTTCGGACCGCTGCCACCCCTTCCTCTTCCAGGGTTCCCTGTAGAACGCCACCGAGGAGTATGCTGCGAATGGGTAACGGACCCTCATGAACCTTGCCAGACTCCTCTCATCCCTGAAGACCCTGTACCTGTCACTGGGTCCCCTGCCATTGTGGTCGAACCCGAATTCCCTCATATGGAGGTTATCAGCTATGAAGTCAGGAAGGTCCCTGACATTCCACTCCTCACGGTAGTACCTCTTCCTCTCAAGGGGTGTTGCCGGTTCGAACATGGGCATCATTCCTCCTTCTCCCCGCTTGATCTGAGCTTCCACCTCTTCCTGTTGTAGTAGGTCAGAGGATTGGAGATGCTGCTGCAGAGTTTATCAGGTCTGCAGAGGTCCGGGAGGTGTATTTTGATCTTCTCACAGCTCATGGGCGTATACCATTTGCTTTCGCCCTCATTTTCCAGTTCAGGCATGTCGTGGACACCGAAGCCCAGCTTTGCAGTTATGTTCAGTTTCTCCTGTGGATCGTCCTCAAAGAGGGGTGGTTCGCATCTATCTGCGGCATCATAGATCACTGGCAGTATCTCCCCCAGGGTTATCCTGAGGTCGGGGTCAAGGTCAGAGACCTTCATGGGGGTCCTGTCCCTGAAGACCGATGGGTAGAGGCGTGCATAGGATATGAATGACGTTAGAAGGAGTACTATGGCGTCGTTCCTGTTGCCGGACCTAACCCCATCCAGTGTCCCCCTTATGCATGGCGGGAAGGCCTCCTGGACAAGCTTACCGGGTCTTGCAGATTTAACAGGGCCTCCTGTGAATGACATTATCTCCTCAACGGTCTCCCTTATCCTTTCTGCTGTTTCAAGTATGAGGGGGTGGACCTCCACCGTTGAACTCATCTCCCTGACCATCCCTATGTACTCCTCTGTCCTCTGCATTATCATGCGGGATATCATCGTCTCCCTGACCTCAAGACCTACGAGGATGTCGTAGAGCCTGTCAGGACTCCGGTCCCTTATACTGTCCTGGAAGCTGGTTATGAATTCGTCCCTGTCTATTATGACCCTCCCCTCCTTGAGGATGAGGTCTGTGAGCTTCAGTTTCCCTGAACCGAGGAGGTCGGCCAGCTCCGTCCACCTGAGGCCCTCTGAACCCAGTTCATAGAGAACCTCAGCCATGATCTCCTCCCTTTCACCCCCAAAGACGTTGAGGCGGTCCTCCACCATGGCCCCTGCAGACTCAACCACCAGCCTCGCCTCCCTTGAGGCCTTCATGAATCCAGCGCCTGCTGCCTGGGCAAGGATATAGAAGGCCAGCACATCGTACTCCTCAATCTCAGGGTTCATAAGGTAGGCGTAGTCTCTGTGGTTGAAGTCCTTTCTCTGTCTCCTGAGGTACCATTCGAGGCGTTTAACTGCAAGTTCAGCGATGCTGGCCGGGAGGAGTGAATTGTCTGCAAGGTTCTGTCCGCGTGTGCGCCTCCCTATCTCAAGGAGCTCATCCCTTGTATCGTCTATGGTGTCCAGTGATCCGTATTTCCTCACGATTTCCCTGGCATCCTCTGAGAAGGGGTTTATGAAGAGTGAAGATACCATGTTTAAATCTTATACCGGTTGACCCATAAAGGTATCGAAGTGTTCCATCACATCGAACCGCAGTTTTGGGCATGCTGATCTGGCCTTGAGGTTGTGGTTTCCCTGAATCCAGTACCTCAGCGGCGTGTTGCCGTGATTATGACCGCAAGACATGGACTCAAATAAATTTATATAGAAGTAAACCGTAAATTAAACTGGATTTAATTGCCTTAAATCGACCCGTCTTATTCTGATCTGGTTCATGATTCAAGGAGGAGTTTGAGTTGAGTAAAGTATTTATCACCTGCGCACTTCCATATGCCAACGGCCCCACGCATCTCGGTCATCTGAGGTCAACCTACATACCTGCAGACATATATGCGAGGTACCGGAGACTCAGGGGCGATGATGTCCTCTTCGTCTGTGCCACCGATGAACACGGAACTCCCATAGCCGTGAAGGCAGAGGCCGAGGGCAGGACCCCCCTGGAGGTCGCCACCCGCTACCATGAAATGATAAGGGGGGACCTTGAGAGGTGTGACATATCCTTTGACAGTTTCACCAGGACCACAGATGAGCTCCACCACGAGATAGCCCAGAAATTCTTCCTTAAACTCTACGAGAAGGGCTTCATATATGAGAAGGACATAAAACAGCTCTACTGTGGGGACTGCCAGCGATTCCTCCCTGACAGGTACGTTGAGGGCACCTGCCCCTACTGTGGAAGTGAGGGTGCGCGTGGAGACCACTGCGAGGGCTGTGGAAGGCACCTTGAGCCGCTCCAGCTTGAGGATCCGCGCTGTATGGTATGCGGGTCAGAACCAGAGGTCAGGGACTCCCGGCACTACTTCTTCCGCCTGAACCAGTTCCAGGATGAAATCAGGGAGTGGATCGAGGGCTCAGAGATGCCATCAAATGTGAGAAATTACGCCATCCAGTGGCTCCGCGAGGGCCTGAAGGACTGGATACTCACAAGGGACATGGAATGGGGTGTCCAGGTACCACTGGAGGGGAACGAGGGTAAGATCATATACGTGTGGGGTGAGGCCTTCCTTGGCTACATCTCATCTGCAGCCGCCTGGAGCAAAAAAACCGGGAGGGACTGGAGAGAATACTGGGACTCCGGCGCCATCCACTTCATCGGAAAGGACATAATATACCACCACGCCATATTCTGGCCAGCCCTCCTGATGGCGTATGGCTGCAGGACCCCCGCGAACATAATAGCCGGGGAGTACCTGTCACTTGAGGGCCAGAAGATGTCCACCAGTAAAAACTGGGTGGTCTGGACATCAGACTTCCTTGAAAGGTTTGACAGGGACCTTCTCAGGTACTACCTCACCGTCAACGCACCCCTCACCAGGGACACTGACTTCTCATGGGACGACTTCCAGAGGAGGGTTAACGATGAACTGGCCGATGTCCTCGGGAACTTCCTGCACAGGACCTTCTCATTCACAGGTAGGTTCTTTGACGGGAGGGTCCCGGCTGCAGGTGAACTTACAGCTGAGGACCTGGAATTCCTTGAATCAATCAGGGCCGCCCACGACACCGTCGCTGAACTCCTGGACAAATTCCAGTTCAGGGATGCCCTGATGCACATAATCAAACTTGCCAAGAGGGGTAACAAGTACTTCAATGACCAGGAACCCTGGAAGGCCGTTAAGGAGTCACCCGCCAGGGCCTCAACCTGCCTCCACCTCTGCAATCTCCTGGCAGCCAACCTCGGGAAACTCTTGAGGCCATTCATGCCATCAGCAGCAGGCAGGATACTCTCCATCATGAACCTGGAGGATGAAGCCTGGGGATTCCATGAACTCAGGGAGGGACAGGTGATAGAGAGGGCGAAGCCCCTCTTCTCCAAGATAACTGACGAGGCAATTGAGGAGGAGAAAGCAAAACTCATTGAGGAGGATGATGAAGTGGAAACCGTGACAATCGACGACTTTACAACTATGGACATAAGGGTTGGCGTGATAAGATCAGCCGAGCGAATAGAGGGATCAGACAAGCTCCTGAAGCTCATAATAGATGTGGGTGAGAGGGAGATGCAGGTTGTTGCAGGACTTGCAGAGAAATACAGCCCCGAAGATCTTGTTGAGAGGAAGATTACAGTGCTTGTGAACCTCAAACCCGCGAAACTCTTCGGTGTGAAGTCAGAGGGCATGGTACTTGCAACAGGAGAATCCCTCAACATACTCGACCCCGGGGACGCCGAAGTCGGTGAAAGGATAAGGTGAGTGGAAGGCCCTGTACCCTGTGTCTGGAGAATGATAAATGAATGAATCAGGTCTCATTGCAAGGTCAGAGAGGTTCCTTGAGAGCATAAAGGACAGGAAGGTTTCGCTGGATGATTTAAAGTCCGTGGAAGGATTCATTGACCTGTACACATACCTGCGGGGGAACCTCGAGGAACTTCAGGATCTCAAGGAGGCCATGGAGCTGCGGGGATTCAAGTATCCCTTCAGGTCAATATCAGGGTACAGCAGTCAGTACTCCCCTGAAATCGCTGAGGACGTCCATGATATTAAAAGGCACGCCCAGTACTTCCGGATGAAGGCCTCTACAAAGAAGAACCTCCTTGACAGGGTGAACTCCGCCATATCATCCCACAGGATAGCCCTCGGGAACCTTGAGGAGTACGCCCTCCTGCAGTGCCCTGACTGCTCAAGGTCCCTCCGGCTTTCTGAGGTTGAATACCAGGACATCCTGGATGGTGTGATGTGCCCATGTGGCTCGGGTAGGATGGAGATTGAATTCAGCGGATCTGCCATCTGCCGGCCTGAAATAATACCCCACCTCCCCCTCTCAGGTGACTACATGGTCAAGATGTCAGAGCTGAGCCTCTGGGCCAGGAAGGCCTTCAAGAAGATAATGAGGCTCTTCAAGAACGAGAAGAAGGGGGCCGTGAGATCAGCCACCCTCGTGATAAAGGTCCTTGAGGATGGGAGGTGGATAAGAAGGCGCATAACCATTGACAGTGACGATAACGACTATGAGAGGATGCTGAGGCAGAGGTACGGTCCAAACGTGAGGATAGAACTGATACAGTTCCACAGGAAGAAATCCAGCATAATAAACGATCGCTACACAAGGACAGCCCTTGCCCTTGGATACGCCGGCCTCTCACATGACATAATAATGGATATAAAGGAGAGGGTCTACAGTGAGAAGCTGCGGGACTATGATGCTGTGAAGAGATACAGGAGGATACTCTTCGAGGCCAGGACCTATTCACCTGATCTGAGGCTCTCAGAGGATGAACTGCAGGAGGTCAGGGTGCAGAAGATGCATGATCTACTTCATGAGGCAGGTCTCGGTGACTCCGGGGGGAGGTTAAACCGGGAACTCAGGGAGGACCTTGAGGTGATGGAGGAGGTTAAGAGGGAACTCTTCAGGGACGTCCCTGTGAACCTCGTCCTATGGGACGTTGCCCTATACTACCTGGGCACATCACTGGACAGAAGGTCAAAGCACGCAGGGCCCTTCCCGAACCTGCGGCCGGTCCTTGACAGGAGCCAGGTGAGGACCTTCGATGAGCTCAGCAGGGACGCTGTGGATCTTCTCAACACATGCTGGGAGGGGGGAATGGTCTACATCGATAAACTCGGGGATGTTCTTCTTAAGAAGTTTGAGATCGAGGATAAGATGAAGGGACTCCATATGAAACCGAACCCACTCGCCTTCGGTGCCGCTGTGCTCCACATGGAGGGTGAAGCTGACATTGAAACCTGCGCTGAGATCTTCCATGTCAGGGTGGAGGAGGTTGTTGAGGAGAAGAGGAACATAGAGAACCTGGGTAAGCCCTCAACGGACCGTGCAAAGATGTTCCTAAATCTCATAAAAGGTGATTGATCCCATGGCAGAGAAAATTCACGTGAATCAGCCGCTGACCTCAAGGAGGATAATAGAACTCCTTGAGAAGAACCCCGACCTCAAGGAGATCACCTGCCCAATAAGTCTCTATCACCGGACCTCAAGGAGGTACCTTGACGCCCTTGAGGAACTTGGAGTTAATGTGAGTCCCGTGAAGAGAATTGGAAGGCCGCGGAAGTACACAGATAATGATGTTAAGCTGGTTCAGAGCCTCCTGAAGGAGGGTAAAACTCCAAAGCAGATTTCCGGGATTACAAACATACCCCTCAAAACGGTATACTACCTCAAGGGTGACATTAAACTCAAAAGGGGTAAGAAGAGGAAGTATGATAGGAACACCCGTCTCAGGGTCCGTGAGATGGCCAGGAATGGTATGCCCGCAAGGAAGATCTCAAAGGACCTTGGGATACCCCTCCGAACAGTTTACTACATTCTGAAGAACGGCTGATTAAATAGTAAAGGTTACGTTAAGATGGATTACCCCGGTTATGATCCTCCAAAGAACGGCTGATGAAACCAAAAATGTATAAACCAGAGGGTGTTAATGAAAAGTATAACCTTTAAATTCTGTGCCAGATTATGTTTATGGTGATTCTATGGTTCTAAAACTTACCCTTGAATATTCATCTGTGCTGCTCGTGTCACTGATATGCTGCATAATAGCCTTCACATCCACCTACACGGTGATGCCACGCCTCATAAATAAGCTGAAGGAGGCCAATGTGGTCGGTAATGACATACACAAAATCTCAAAGCCCATAGTGGCTGAGATGGGTGGTATCGGGATACTCTTCGGCTTCACCATAGGGATGTTCATAGGTATGTACTGCTTCCCTGAACTCCAGTACGAGCTCATGGTGACCCTCCTTGTCATACTCCTGGTCGGCATTGTTGGAATGGTGGACGACCTTGTGAGGCTCTCGTCACGTGAAAAACTCTTCCTGCTCTTCCTTGCGGGTCTTCCAATAATCTGGGTTGCCCCTCCGAAGGTCGGGATACTCTACATGATCATGATGCCGGTAGCCGTTTCAATAGCTTCAAACCTGACCAACATGCTGGCGGGACTGAATGGTATCGAATCAGGGCTCGGGTCAATTGCAATGACGGCCCTCACAGCCTCATGTATAATAATGGGCAAGTATGATGTCTCAATAATAACCATGGCCATGCTGGGGGCCCTCCTGGCATTCCTCATGTACAACAGGTACCCATCAAGGGTGTTCCCTGGTGATGTTGGAACACTGATAATAGGTGCCTGCATAGCATCGGTTGCATTCATAGGCAGGGTCAAGATAATAGCCCTCATAGTCCTGCTACCGAATATCATAGATGGGATTCTGAAATTCTACAGTGCCGGTGTCGTTGAGAGGCACAAACACAGGCCCACAGAAATTGCAGAGGATGGTAAACTCATAGCACCCCCTGAGGGCTTCAACTCACTTATAAGGTGGATACTGAGAAGGCCAATGACCGAGAAGAAGGTTGTCATGATAGTGTGGTCCATAGGAATGTTCTTCGGGTTCCTTGGAGTCCTCCTGGCATTTATACTCCCACTTGATCCCTTCTAACACCAGAGCCCCTAAAAACTGTATAATGTGTTCAGAAGTTCAAGGGTAACTGACTCCAGTTCCTTTTCATCGAGTTTCTGGAGTATCTCAACTGCGGCCCTGAAACTGGATGCAACACCATCAGCATTATTCCTTATGAAGTCAAGGGTCCCGAGGAGGACCAGGGCTACTGCGAGGCCAAGCTCATTATTTGTTTTCCTGAAGAGCGCCTCAGCCTTTTTAAGGTATCTCCGGGACTCATCAAAGTCCTCATTTTTAAGGGAATAGAGGCCAAGGAGTAGCTGGAGTGATGCCTCAGTGGATGTGTCACCTATATCCCTGGCAATCTGGTAGGCCTCCATTATCTGTGAGATTGAATCCTCATAGGAACCTGCCTCATAGAGTGTTAGGGACTGGACACTGTCAACCAGCCTGTTAAGCAGGGGCTCAATGACCTCAAGGTCAACCTCCGGCATCCCGGATTCAGACTCCTCCCGGAGCCTGTTGATGCTGGCTATATCCATGGCCTCCCTGATCTTCTCAACCTCCTTGATCTTCTCCCTTAGATCAGCCCTTAGAGGTGAGTTAACTGATGTGTAGATTCTGAGGGCCTCCATGAAGTATTCCATGGCGGTCTTAACCTTTCTATCGCTGAGGTAGACGTCACCCATGGAGTCAAGGGCAAAGGCCATGAGTTCCTCGTCATTCATTTCAGAGGCCACCCTGTAGGCCCTTTCAAGGTAATCAAGGGCCTCGCGAGTATCACCCTCCTCGGCGTAGAATCCTGCTATCCTTACAAGGGTGTCAAATTCCTCCTCAAGAAGATCTTCAAGTTTTCGGAGATACTTCTCAAGTGATTCGCCCTCATCTTCACCCCTGAGAAAATCAAAGATTCCCAGAACAGCAAATATCATCATCATAGCCCCGGAGATTTTATAATAGTATTATTTCGGTCCAGATTTAAATACCTATTTCCGGAAGACGTAATAGCTCCAGATTTAAATACCCGGGAACAGAATACCCCAGTATTTTCTGATATGAGTGATTATAAAGATGGGCCAATTGCCCTTCATGTTATCAGCCCACTTTAATGCCCTGATCCGTTATCCTCGGATACAAGCAATGAGTTATTGCCCTTCATGTTATCAGCCCACTTTAATGCCCTGATCCGTTATCATGTAGGGTGCCTCCGTCCTTTCACCATCCATTACAGCAGATATCACTGATCCATCCATCTGGATGTGCACATCAAAGAGGCCGGGTATCTCCTCCTCTATATCCTCATCAGCAACACCTGCTGTATATGTCACGAGGGCGATGCCCCCCGCATCCCTCACACGGTCATTGTAGGCCTTCAGAACCCTTAGAACAAGTTTTGGGGGGTTGAATGCCAGTAGAATGGATGCTGAGTCAAACACGGATATCATGGTGCCCTCCTCCTGGTAGAGGCTCCTCGTCGATATCCCCACCTTCACCATGAGGTCCGTTGTGTTCTGGATGGCCGAGTACCTCACGTTTCCAGAGTCCCGGGGTTTACCCCCTGCAAGACCTGTGGGGAGGTCTATTACATGAAGTTTATCTGCGAGGGACTGGATGAACCAGTTGAATGCCATGGTGTTCCTCTGAAGATCCCTGTAACCGTATTCAGCCGCTATGAAGAGGCAGGGGTTCCGTCTCTGAAGGGCCCGGTAGGTGAACTCTGTTGCAAGTACTGTCTTACCAACCTTTGGGGGGCCTGTTAACAGCATGAGGTACCCTGGCTCAGGTTTGCCGAGAACAGCGTCAAGACCCGCTATACCTGTGCTGTAGTTTTCGCTCATGTTATCCCTCGTGGACCACCTTAATGCCTGAATCGTCTATGGTATAGGGGGCGCTGACCCTGCCTGTCCCCACCATCGCCTCAACTGTAAGTTCGGATCCATCGAGGTGTATTATGTTATCAACAACTGCCTTGAGCATGGTCTCCACCTTCGGATCAGCCGAACCCTCGGTGTAGGTTACCACAGCTGTTCCACCGGCTTCCTTGATCCTCATTATGTATGCTGTAAGAACACGGACTATTAGCATCTCATCATTGAAGGCCATGAGGGTTGTGAGGGAGTCAAGGACCGACCTGAACATGCTGTAACGGTTCGTGATGTTCCTTATGGCAACCCCGAGTTTCACCATAATATCTGTGGGGTTGTGGACCGATGAGGAGAAGTATGTGCTGCCCTCATCACCTGAAGGACCTGATATGCTGGATATGGCGTCTATCACATAGAGGAGTTCCTTCTGCAGGTATGATTCAGGGTCCATGCCAAGTACAGCCATATTCCTTTTCAGGTCGGATAATCCATAATCTGCAGATATGTAGAGGCACGGTTCATCCATCTCAGCCCCGCCGGCTGCAAACCCATAGGCGAATATTGATTTACCGACCTTCGGTGGACCGTAAACCATGGTAACAGTGTTTTCAGGTATGGAAGCGCCGCCCATGAGTTCATCGAGGCCCCTTATTCCAGAAGGAATTCTGACAATCATTCAACCACCGTATAGAAGTCCGAGGAGCGTGTCGAGGGCATCCCTTACACCCCACCCCTCCGTCACCGAGGCGGGTACTATGGGGACATCCGCTCCAAGTTTCATCATTTCCCTTATCTCCTCAGGTGAAAGGGCTCCAGGGAGGTCCTGCTTGTTCGCAACAACGACCTTGGGTATAGCTTCGGCCCTTGTCTTCCTTATCATCTCCTTGGCCCTTGCGAAGGTCTCGGGTGCAGTTGAATCAAGGAGTATGAATGCGCCAACAGCCTCCCTTGAGAGCACATCAAGTATCATGTCAAATCTCTCCTGACCGGGAGTCCCGAAAATATCCGCCATGAAGCCCTTATATTCAAGGTGACCTATGTCCATTGCAATGGTTGTGGGGAATGCCGAAAGGGCCTTCCTGTCCACCGAGACCGACTTCGTGGCTATTGCCCTGACGAAACTTGATTTCCCGGAGTTGTAGGGGCCTGTTACAAGTATCTTCGGTACATAGACCTTAACGCCTCCGGGCTGAACAACAAAGAAGAGTACCATGGTTGATGGGGGTTCTGACCAGGCTGAATTGGCCACCATGAAGCCCTGACCTATTATGACCCTCTCCTCGATCGTCCTGAGATTCACGACACAGTCCATGCTCTCCCTGAGCTTATCAATGAGTTCAGGTTCATAGTCCCATTCAGTGAAGAGGTAGACGAGGTTCACATCCAGTTCAGAGGCCCTTCTGTTCCATGCTTCAACTATCTCAAGGGTGTCACCGTTGCCAAGGTAGTCTATAATGACTGAAAGATTGTTTATTATCCCAACACCGCCGGGTATATCATTTATGGCATTAAGAACAACATCCTTTATCTCGGAGTAGTCATTAACAGTATAACGCTGATCTGATGGCATCCCAAGGAACGGTGAGCTACCATCTACAAAGAAAAGGTTGCCATTTTCAATATGTGACTCTATATCCCAGCCATAGGATCTGAATTCATATATTATACTCTCAGGTTCCTCAACATTTGTGAATATGAAACCTCTGGTCCCCTCATCCAGGCGGCCGTTTAGCATCTGGTAACCGAATGCCTCATAGTCAACACCCGGGGATGCTGAGAACATGATGGAGGCTCCCTCCTTCACTCCGCCGCCCAGAAGGTCGTCGAGCTTCGGAATGTATGTCTTATTCATGTTCACATCTCCCTGAGGATTTCATCCACCTGTGCTGCACGTGAATCCATCTCAAATAGCAGAAGCCCGAGCTGGGCCTCTGGTTCTGCCAGGGCCGTGAATATAGCCTTCTCCCCTGCAGGTTTGAGTATGATTATCCCCTTCTCGGTCCTCACGGTTATCTCAGAAACAGTTCCTGTGTTCATCTGACCTGAAGCTGCCTCTGCAGCACCCATTATCGTTGAACAGAGGGCTGAGAATATTCTTGCATCAACATCCGGAGGTGTCCTTGCATTTATGAGCAGCCCCTCCTTTGAAACAATACCCGCAGCCCTTATCTGACCCACCTGCATAAATGCAGATAGAACATCATCCAGCTTTTCCTTCTTTGTCTTGGTCATCAATACACCCCAGTAACCCTGTGACCGGTTATCATAAGCCGCAACCCCGGTGAGGAGTATTACAGAGTAATTATGTTACTGACCACTTATATCCCTTTAGATTTTGTCCTCTCAGTTACTGGCCCCTTATATCCTATTCAGTCATCTCACTACACCCAGATGGTCTCTGATGTTGTGAACACATAGTGATCTGAAAAGGCAGGGTTATGGTAGGTGTTTGTGAGGTTCTCTGTGCCGAAGGTCCTTGAGATGGATCTCCTGATGCAGAAGTTAACACGGTCAGAGATGGACTCCCTCAGGGATGGTTTCATGGGTGGACCCGACAGCCACGCCCTTAAACGGAATTTTCTCCTCCCATAGGTGCTGCTGTAGCCATCTTCAATCAGTTCAACCCTCACAACCCTCACACTGGATGGTTCAAGGAGTTCCGGCTTCCGGGACTGGTAATCATCAAAGGTGACAGCCGGGTACACAGCGATGGTGTCGGTGAAGGCACCCTCAGATGCCCCGGTCCTTGCAGCTGAGTGTGCCTCCATCAGTTCAAGCTGGAACTGTATCTGTCCGGCAAAAAGGACCGCGAGGATCAATGAGATGCCAGCCAGCATCATATAC is a window from the Methanothermobacter thermautotrophicus str. Delta H genome containing:
- a CDS encoding ATPase domain-containing protein, which gives rise to MNKTYIPKLDDLLGGGVKEGASIMFSASPGVDYEAFGYQMLNGRLDEGTRGFIFTNVEEPESIIYEFRSYGWDIESHIENGNLFFVDGSSPFLGMPSDQRYTVNDYSEIKDVVLNAINDIPGGVGIINNLSVIIDYLGNGDTLEIVEAWNRRASELDVNLVYLFTEWDYEPELIDKLRESMDCVVNLRTIEERVIIGQGFMVANSAWSEPPSTMVLFFVVQPGGVKVYVPKILVTGPYNSGKSSFVRAIATKSVSVDRKALSAFPTTIAMDIGHLEYKGFMADIFGTPGQERFDMILDVLSREAVGAFILLDSTAPETFARAKEMIRKTRAEAIPKVVVANKQDLPGALSPEEIREMMKLGADVPIVPASVTEGWGVRDALDTLLGLLYGG
- a CDS encoding roadblock/LC7 domain-containing protein: MTKTKKEKLDDVLSAFMQVGQIRAAGIVSKEGLLINARTPPDVDARIFSALCSTIMGAAEAASGQMNTGTVSEITVRTEKGIIILKPAGEKAIFTALAEPEAQLGLLLFEMDSRAAQVDEILREM